The segment GCACAGCTATAAGGTTTTGCCTGAAGCTAGGCCTGGGGTTCCCGGCACAGCGGAAACCTCTAATCAGAGGGGCAGTCAGCCTGGTGCGGCCGGATCTGCTGGAGTTTATGCAAACCCTCTCAGCCTGCAGACACAGGCTCTGCTGAGGGAGCACGCAGGCTCCAAAGGTTATGAGCCATTGCGGCAGGACAGATGTGGTGAACTGTCCAGctggcagcaacaacagcaacataagCAGCAACTGGAGAGTTTACGCCTGCAAGTGGAGCAAATGCAGGTAAGCATTTATCCTGAAATTATACTTCACtagaggaaaagaaacacattaGACACACTTCagagtgtttgtttatttatgtcatAACTGTCAGCGTTTCTTTTGGATCATAGTAGGGGGCAGACATCGTGTCACTTTGTCTTACAACTCTGCTGCTGGGtgacaaaacaaacttgttgtaGGGAAACACCTTGATAACTTACAGGCCAACGGAGCAGACTTGTGGGGTAGTCGCTTTGTTCGTGGACATTGAAATCTGTCCAGAAATTTAGATCCTGACACATATATAGGTCAACACTGGGAAAATAACGTCCCATCAAATAAAGCCCGAAGCCATACAGACGGCTTGTCCTATTTTATGGCAGGATTTGTCACGTCAGTCAGCAAAATCAAAATCAGAAGCACTTCAAAGGGGTCTCTGTTGTCTGCTGTCGGGTTAGAAAAGTTGCATCTTATCACATGTTTCATTCATATAATCCTATAGTTGATCAATGCCAGACAGCTGATTACAGCTTCTCATTTGCAGTGTGTAAAAAGCTGTTGAAATAATGAAAAGTGTTTTGCGCAACAGCTTTTTACCACTAATTTTTTTCCCCTATGCCAGATGCTGACAAAGTGCCACAATGGAGTGACTTCCTCGTACTGTGTACTGACGCATTAACTGACATTATcatttttacacagtttttAAGTACTTTTTACTCATCTGAAATACTGGAAGAAATATTTAAACGTAAATTGGGTAGAAGGGGTTTTTACTGTTTGAAGAAACTGTTGACCTTCCTGTGAGTCATACTCCTGATAATCATTCAAACATTGCCTCATAAACTAAATGATATCTCTTTAAGCTTTGAGAGGAGCATTCATTCATGGTGCTAAATGTATTCTTCGGGGCACCAGAATACAGCAGCATTTGGCAGAGCTTCTAGTGTGTGTTGGAAGAAAGCCTTTAAATAGTCTCGGAGGTGGAATTACATTCTATTCTAGAAGAGAGATCTGCACCGCTTGATACTCATCGAGTCTTATTTCTCTTATTTTCTCTTATGATAACTGTTAGAAACTGATCATGTTGTTATTGACAAAGTGTCTATGAGTCAGTTGTCAGATGACTGCTGTGGTATAAGAATAATTTGATCAGGTGTCAGGCTACGAAAGGCTAGCACTAATTCCTGAGCTGTTTGCATTATGTTTTGTTACTATTTTTAGAGTTAGGTTTTAACACCTGTATTGCTATACTATACTGTGCTGAAAGTGTCAGTGGTAGACAAAGTTTTTGATAAGGTAAACCGGATTTTTAAATCTTTGCTTTAATCTCCATTGTGTGATTTCTCCACACAATGCAGGTTTAACTGTCACATGGTGTTTGTCTTTTCGTTACAGTTGATGAGTGCTGGAGTGGGTCAGTACCCATCTCTGTACTCGACGCCTGTTCACTCGGAGTCTGGCAAGTGGGACGCTCTGGTCAAAGCCAGTGAGAGTCTGCTGAAGGAGAAGGAGCTTATCATCGAGAGGCAAGTGCTTCTGATCATTTTACTTCTCCTGTGGAGGGCAAGGGAATCTTCTTATTGCTACTtgataataatacatttctTAATGCTTTGTGATACAGTTCATATTGCCTTGATACTGTGAAATATAGTCtttatgtttgtcttttaactgtAGGGTGCTTTAACAGATTGTTTTTCCACAATGTTGCTGACTTTATTGTTTCTCTTGTGTTAACAATGGTTGGACCCGGTAATGATGCAGACAAAAGCAGCACATGTCCCAGTTGGAGCAGCGTCTGAGGGAAAGCGAGCTGCAGGTTCACGGAGCCCTCCTGGGTCGAGGAGCTTCTTATGGGGATATGTGTATGCTGCGGCTACAGGTGAGAGAAAACATGTACCAGCtcctaaaaacaaacactgagagcCCTGTGCCGTATTGTTATCGTCTTTACAAACTGTTAACCCTCAAGAACCTTTATTGAAACTTAAGTATGACATGGTGGCTTTACAGGAGGCTCAGAGGGAGAACGCCTTTCTGAGGGCGCAGTTTACTGAGCGTACCGACTGTGTTGCCCTGGAGAAAGCGGAGGCAGAGCGCAGACTGGGGGCCGTTGAGGCCGAGACACGCCGACTAACTGACAGCCTGAAAGAGACCTGTGAGAGACACGCAGAGGAGATGAAGAAACAGGAAGAGAGGGTTTGTGCTTGCCTAACACATCCTCCTAACATACGTCTGTTTTAGTGCCATTTATTGGTTGAGAACTGCATTTAAATCTCGGCTTTGGTGACGTCAGTAATGAAGAGAAGTTCCTGCCAAACTTCCTGCCACAACAGTACCAAAGAGCTAATATTACAAgaaatggaaacaaaacacacaggaacCCTTTAACTCTCCACAGGAGCTGAGATGCTATTTATAAGATCACTGTTAAACTTAGTACATAAATAGATGAATAGATGTTGTGTTTAACTGCAGGCCTAACAAGTTCAGTTTATCATTTTCATACAGAAAGATCAATGGTGCTAAAGCGGCTTCCCTGAGGCCAACATGTGTGACTAACTGTTTGTAGGAACAGTTAGTCACACGTAGAGTTATGAATGAGTCTCACGCCTATTACTTCTTGAGCATATCATCCTGCTTACCACATTTGCCTATTTGTGCAGATCCGCAGTCGAGACAAGCACATCAACAACTTAAAAAAGAAGTGTCAGAAGGAGGCGGAGCTGAAGAGGGAGAACCAGCAGCGTATTGAGACTCTGGAGCGCTATCTAGCTGACCTGCCCACCTTGGAGGACTACCAGAGTCAGAATAAGCAGGTCAGCACAGTTTCACCTTTCTTACTGGGTTTGTTTTGATATACATGGGTCAAGGTGTGTAAACCATTAAACCTGGATATGTCTTTTATATGTTATTTTGTCAGCTTGTAGAGGCTGAACAGCAGGCGGCTCAGCTACAAGAGAAGGTACGAGAACTGGAGGTCTGTCTGGAGACGACGCGCTCACAACTACGGGAAAAAGACACACAGCTGGAAGATCAGAAACGCAGGGAAAGAGACCTGCTGACCACCATTACTgagtatgtacacacacacacatcaacaataATATCATCTTCTCAGTGTGCATGTTAACTCAGAAAGTAATAACTCTGcctgatgtgtgtttttgtttttgtcctcatCAGTATGCAGCAGCGGGTACAGCAGGGCCTCGAGGATGGAGCCAGACTGCCTTCCCTGGATATGGAGAAGCTCATAGGAGAGAATAATGCTTTGagggaggagcagcagagacacaaaaaggtctgttgtttgtctgttttgtgcaTTTCCTCTATAAAAAGATCTTGTGGGTACACCTGATACTTGAAATACTTTTGTGACCAGGGATGAGCATTTTAATTAACTTCCATATTCAAGTATTTTCTGTCACTGCACTGAAGGAGTGTTTCCCGAGCCGCTCTTCCCCAAGACATCTCACTGTCTGCCCAGTAGTACaagctcacacagcagcagtggttaACATCCCAAAACCAACAAACCATCACCAGCACCAAAACAGCTTGACTCTGCtgttaaacctgttaataactTTTAGGTTATTTAAACCGCGTGATGTTAACTGTAAGCCCTATCAGCAGAggtcacactcctgcagcagtagtctTGTGATAAGCAGATaaagagagctgctgagggaagCAATACACCGCACCCAGctctacattaaaataagatttcacccattttaaatagtaaaaattatatataaaagTCATGTTCACATGTGGGAGGGGCAGCTGTGAGTACTTTATACATTGACTGAAAACTGATGTTTCAAGAGTACTCAGGTACTATTGCTGTCACTACTTGCGACagctttattttaaatgctCATTGGACTGCTACTGTTCTTGAAGTACAGTGGGTATTAAAGGAAATTTGATAAACTAGACTACTATAGACTATTTTAAATTGACCTCTTTCAAATTAGACTTCATGAACTGTTCACTCTGTGCCATGTAATTGTAGTGTTACTGTTCATATGCTTGACCCAAATGACTTCAGCAACAAAAAGTTGATCTAGCTGAGTAAGGTGAGAGGAACTATGTGTTAGAAACAAGAAGTGATCAGTTTTCTGGAAGCATGTTTCTGTATATTGTGGTTAAAGGCTTGTGGCAGCAAGCTGTCCATCATCTGTTAATCATTTTTAAGTCATATTTGTTGGTCTGGTTTGTCTTCTTAAATCTCCTTTGTAATGTTAACCgtgctgtctgtgctgctgtgtgctgcGAAGAACACGCTTCTGTCCGTAAGCACATACACAATTTCCACAAAGCTCAGGTCATGACCTCCCAGTACGACAGAACAGGGAGGTTAAAGAATGATGTAATTTGATAATAGAAATGAAAGGATTAGGAGATGACTGTTGCATTATGTTGTCTTCTCTTTGCAGGTCATTGAGAAGCAGCACCGAATGATGGAACAGCTTGGCTCTCAGATCCAGGTGACTGTCTCTTCACAATGAGTCTAAATTATTGGTGTGGTTACTGTTCAGTTTATAGTCCTTTAACATTTGTGAGTtactgtttgtgtctgcaggcTTTGGAGGAGCAGATATctcaggaggagagcagctctcAAGCTCTCCGAGAAGATGTGTTGGCCAAAGAACAGAATGTGTTGGAGCTCCACGCGGCCATGAAGGAGGTGAGATAGACTAATAACAAAGTGTGGTGTTGTTTACAGAGAACCTGtgagtctttaaaaaaaacctgttcaCAAACTGCACAACTCTTTCACTGGATAATATTGATCCTGACTGCTGTGTTTCAGCTGTCGGCCCAGAACCAGGAGCTGATGGAGCAGAATCTGACCCTGCAGGAGCAAATGAGTGATCCAGAGCAGAGGGGCACTAACCAGGCCTCCTCTGCCCTGCAGCCAGCTGGGGCTCGTCTCACTCAAAGGCTTCATGTAGAGATCGCGTCCTGTCTCAGTGACCTGCGCTCCCTGTGCAGCATTCTCACCCAGAGAGCTCATGGACAAGACCCCAACCTCTCACTGCTGCTCGGTCTCACATGTAAGCACTACTTAAATTTTACTCTGTCAGTGCAATAGATATTTTCAGGGAAGAGTCAGTGTTGTGAAatgctgctacatgtagctacatgctaacatcaggaaaacgTGATCTTGGTTGGGGATGCTTTAAATTTCTGCccgatttcagatcatattcctgctgaaacatgttAGATTGTTAAGATTTTGGTTAAGGAGCTTTTagtggtgatttttcatggtaaaaagaGCACCATACTGCATTACAATCATTCCCCGGCTGCAGTGACAGTGCACAGACACCAGGGTGCGGATGTGGAAGACTTGGGCGTCTTGGGGAGTGGGCTTAAAAAGACTAAAATAGTGTTTCACCACGGACAGTGTGAtgaaaataatatattatttGGAACAATAAAGCTTGTAAGTTAAACATGATCAAGTAGAAACcgaaaatacaagtatgaacctgtaAATAAAATCCCCTTTGAAGTCTGGAGGATTGTACAGCATGAATCagagtcatgttttgttttcccaGCGCCCCCACCAGTGGCAGAGCAGGACGAAGACTGGATGAGTCCCGAGGTGCTGCAGAAGAAGCTGGTTGAAGCTCAACAGCTGCGTCGTGATGTCGAGGAACTACGCAACGTAATACTGGACCGGTATGCGCAGGACATGGGAGAAAACTGCATCACCCAATAACATCGCCACCCAAGTGGCGATGGAGGAAACTTGCCCCACTTCACCTCTGAAGCATCTAAAACGGGCTTGTCTTTCATGACTAGTTACTGAATGTCAGAAAGAGGACTGGATTTCAATTTTCTTAAAATGAGGACAGAGGAAAGCCCAAATGGtttagcttcttcttcttcttctctggacTGACTGTACGTTGATTCTCAAGCCTGCCTGTAGCTCAGAACCCTCCCATCCCCCCGGTGAGTTCATCTATTTCAGTCCAAGGGCTAACGGAAAATAACTTACCTCTAATACTTGATCCTTAAGcattgtgagtgtgtttttttattaatgatGACATGAATACTGTCAGTTACCAAACAGTCTTATCCTTTTTGTTCCACTCTAGTGGATAACTATTTGTGTAGAAGTCccacaaatataatttatttaaaccTTAATTTCCCTCTTGAGGGGAATTATCCAAGAAGTGGTTGACAATCAACTGAAAATATCATAACCTGTGCTTTTAACTGAATTCACAAGGAAGTGTTACTAACATGCCATTATTTAAAATGGTGAACACTGTAACATAAGACTCTGCTGTGAGGTATAAGACTTGATACTGAAGGGTTTAATACCAAATCAGCTTCTCACACCAACAGGCCTACAACAGTTTTATTACCAAAGAAACTGGGCGAAGCAGTTGTGCAAGTCTGTGAATGTTTGTGAACGCTTCTCTCTGCTGCAGGCCTCGTTCTGAATGAATACCAAAATGTGCCTTTCTGTCACGTTTGCAACCACAATGCTAATTCATTTTTAGAACAACCACAAAGGGCTGTTTGCAGCTGACTCCTCGAATATGACCTTTCTCTCAGTGTATCAACCAGTAGGATAGTCAATACATTCCCTGACTCTGAATGTAGCAGATAACTCTGGGCCTCATCACACAGCTTGTGGCGGCCCTATACACTGTTTTTGTTCCTGGTAGACAAATGAAGTGAGTTGAAACTCTTCAGTCTGGGTGAGCTTTGCAGACTCTGCTCTAACTTTAGTTTACTGTACATTTCAGGTTGATAATGGCTGACGCGCATTCGACAGAAACTGTTTGATAAACGTATGACTGAGAAACAGTATTAATCTTcagtattatttattttgtattgtttgcatTGACAACTCAGTGTGAAAGCCTCCTAATGTGTTGCTGTAACAATGTGCTAATGTGTTTGCAAAACTTTTGTAAAGGTCCCATGAAGTGGCTTTTTGATTGTAATTTTCTCCTGTGGTTTGACGTATTTCATAGTAAGATGTTGAGGCTGATGGGAAGTGATAGAGTTTTAAAGACTGGCAGCCGTCACTGAGGGTCCTTCACCTTCTTCATGTCATGTTTTAATCCCACGTGGTGAGGGGTTGGCTGGATCACCCCGAAATCACCAATCACACTGTACTGGATGGAGTTTTATATCGTGTGCAGGAgaagccatttaaaaaaaataaaacttgacaCTTTACAGGAAGAGAAAGGgattttaatataaatatatgcaACAATGACTTTTTGTCAGAAGAATATAGAGAACAACACACCCAGGGACACACAagccatttttcatttcatgggACCTTTAAAATCTCTAGCACAAGATTTATCTTTGGAAAGTCAGGCTCCGCATGCCTTAACATCTCAAATGTTTTGCAAAAGGGAAAAAGATGTTTATAT is part of the Epinephelus fuscoguttatus linkage group LG8, E.fuscoguttatus.final_Chr_v1 genome and harbors:
- the cep85 gene encoding centrosomal protein of 85 kDa isoform X1; protein product: MTTSHRYIESKLAARFADMEWQTPAVSEKFQSRFGRRPGTSDSGDTGLGTSASDSTEDFCSSSSSPPFQPIRSQIPIPTAHVMPSTAGAPASKPRSCVQEDSLSSEGHRSSSSSRTPSGSTSKSSSLSKSASSPNLDAQAGVGSDHVGPKPDCLSRYRSLVNGLDHSLFPSDHTRMDEGQRFDTPAVEPTLNQSALLGGLCPDVRLRLQATGIRDTPDCVSEAYRGSMEHSYKVLPEARPGVPGTAETSNQRGSQPGAAGSAGVYANPLSLQTQALLREHAGSKGYEPLRQDRCGELSSWQQQQQHKQQLESLRLQVEQMQLMSAGVGQYPSLYSTPVHSESGKWDALVKASESLLKEKELIIERQKQHMSQLEQRLRESELQVHGALLGRGASYGDMCMLRLQEAQRENAFLRAQFTERTDCVALEKAEAERRLGAVEAETRRLTDSLKETCERHAEEMKKQEERIRSRDKHINNLKKKCQKEAELKRENQQRIETLERYLADLPTLEDYQSQNKQLVEAEQQAAQLQEKVRELEVCLETTRSQLREKDTQLEDQKRRERDLLTTITDMQQRVQQGLEDGARLPSLDMEKLIGENNALREEQQRHKKVIEKQHRMMEQLGSQIQALEEQISQEESSSQALREDVLAKEQNVLELHAAMKELSAQNQELMEQNLTLQEQMSDPEQRGTNQASSALQPAGARLTQRLHVEIASCLSDLRSLCSILTQRAHGQDPNLSLLLGLTSPPPVAEQDEDWMSPEVLQKKLVEAQQLRRDVEELRNVILDRYAQDMGENCITQ
- the cep85 gene encoding centrosomal protein of 85 kDa isoform X2, whose product is MPSTAGAPASKPRSCVQEDSLSSEGHRSSSSSRTPSGSTSKSSSLSKSASSPNLDAQAGVGSDHVGPKPDCLSRYRSLVNGLDHSLFPSDHTRMDEGQRFDTPAVEPTLNQSALLGGLCPDVRLRLQATGIRDTPDCVSEAYRGSMEHSYKVLPEARPGVPGTAETSNQRGSQPGAAGSAGVYANPLSLQTQALLREHAGSKGYEPLRQDRCGELSSWQQQQQHKQQLESLRLQVEQMQLMSAGVGQYPSLYSTPVHSESGKWDALVKASESLLKEKELIIERQKQHMSQLEQRLRESELQVHGALLGRGASYGDMCMLRLQEAQRENAFLRAQFTERTDCVALEKAEAERRLGAVEAETRRLTDSLKETCERHAEEMKKQEERIRSRDKHINNLKKKCQKEAELKRENQQRIETLERYLADLPTLEDYQSQNKQLVEAEQQAAQLQEKVRELEVCLETTRSQLREKDTQLEDQKRRERDLLTTITDMQQRVQQGLEDGARLPSLDMEKLIGENNALREEQQRHKKVIEKQHRMMEQLGSQIQALEEQISQEESSSQALREDVLAKEQNVLELHAAMKELSAQNQELMEQNLTLQEQMSDPEQRGTNQASSALQPAGARLTQRLHVEIASCLSDLRSLCSILTQRAHGQDPNLSLLLGLTSPPPVAEQDEDWMSPEVLQKKLVEAQQLRRDVEELRNVILDRYAQDMGENCITQ